The following proteins come from a genomic window of Drosophila sulfurigaster albostrigata strain 15112-1811.04 chromosome X, ASM2355843v2, whole genome shotgun sequence:
- the LOC133849328 gene encoding anoctamin-6 isoform X3: MYSAVRTHDYDYPESEMDERESLYFDTISLAESEAAAAAAHRKSLSQSRNTIYHSAVDLAGDESRNSLRLASGSAAEHMRLAWQPGYRQSTALEHLNGGADHTDAAIAAQVLALQNGRTHLPTGIGVGGGGGGGGMSGGGGHYGHGATAGGGDDETYRRFNDGKRSVDFVLAYNGEDLDEEAANKRKIFEANLMREGIELEYYKEQWVHFIKLHAPPDVLHRYAEVLKIKMPLKPIPGQEQIIAETTLELKSWFTRMCRSLFSSVQLNTDVFPDREQRIHMEFAQKYLELYDKEHPNYFDPSTRYSIINFVMQRQHFEQGEEKADNLGIEKLVEDGVYLCAYTLHDKDRRGELLKEWASIRKWKNLQPLDYVKDYFGAKVALYFAWLGFYTHMLMPVSVLGIFFFLYGFVTWSSDPISQDICNDNDTIMCPQCDKGCNFWRLNETCTSSKFNYLIDNKMTVVFAFVMAIWSVIYLELWKRYSAGLVHRWGLTGFNHHVEHPRPQYLAKVSQSKRLSKKLGEAKTLDPDVPFWSIKFWPNFTSYSIMVLFICISVIAISAIIIYRMAQRASHSILANENTMTYKIMVLPITAGFLDLIVISILDLVYSSLAVRLTNYEYCRTQTEYDESLTIKNYVFQFVNYYSSLFYIAFFKGKFVGYPSKYNRIFSFRQEECNPGGCLMELCVQLVIIMVGKQAVNAIVEMLIPYLMRTAKELNQNYGWFKRHSEQKLVPSTNQFTEDFNLLPAENNSLYAEYLEMVIQYGFITLFSLAFPLAPLLALINNVIELRLDAIKMLRFVRRPVGMRARDIGVWHSIMTVLTHIAVASSAMIIAFSTNFIPKLVYKATHDDPELNGYLNFTMAAFYTKDFETDTLLNVSATANVTECYYTEFRNNAWEPNPYKRPVVYWKILTARLAFIVIYQNIITMLQGILRWAVPDVSGRLLKRIKRENFLLREHIIEFEKRQAQELTQTKLQSQQQQQQQQQQQTVGSEPEDLLRQRLNGNNNNNSNNKNAAGDSSTTYV; the protein is encoded by the exons ATGTATTCAGCgg TGCGCACCCACGACTACGATTATCCCGAATCGGAAATGGATGAGCGCGAGAGCCTCTACTTTGATACGATCTCGCTGGCCGAATCGgaggcagcggcggcggcggcacaTCGCAAATCGCTGTCACAGTCGCGCAACACCATTTACCATTCGGCGGTGGATCTCGCCGGGGATGAGTCACGCAACAGCCTCCGATTGGCGAGCGGGTCCGCTGCTGAGCACATGCGCCTAGCCTGGCAGCCGGGCTATCGCCAGTCGACGGCCTTGGAGCACTTGAATGGCGGTGCCGATCATACGGATGCTGCGATCGCCGCTCAGGTGCTCGCCCTCCAAAATGGACGCACACATCTGCCCACTGGCATTGGGGttggaggcggtggcggtggcggtggcatgagcggtggcggtggtcACTATGGTCATGGCGCGACTGCTGGCGGTGGCGATGATGAG ACGTATCGACGCTTTAACGATGGCAAACGAAGCGTGGACTTTGTGCTCGCCTACAATGGCGAGGACCTCGACGAGGAGGCTGCGAATAAGCGCAAAATCTTCGAGGCCAATCTGATGCGCGAGGGCATCGAATTGGAATACTACAAGGAACAGTGGGTGCACTTCATCAAGCTGCATGCGCCGCCCGATGTGCTCCATCGCTACGCCGAGGTCCTCAAGATCAAGATGCCATTGAAGCCCATACCGGGACAGGAGCAAATCATTGCGGAGACCACGCTGGAGTTGAAGTCGTGGTTCACACGAATGTGCCGCAGCCTCTTCAGTTCGGTGCAATTGAATACGGATGTGTTTCCCGACCGCGAACAACGCATTCACATGGAGTTTGCGCAAAAGTATCTCGAGCTATATGATAAGGAGCATCCCAACTATTTTGATCCCAGCACACGGTATTCCATCATCAATTTTGTGATGCAGCGACAGCACTTCGAGCAGGGCGAGGAGAAGGCTGACAATCTCGGCATCGAGAAGCTTGTCGAGGACGGTGTCTATTTATGCGCCTACACGTTGCACGAC AAAGATCGCCGAGGTGAGCTGCTAAAGGAATGGGCGAGCATTCGCAAATGGAAGAA TCTGCAGCCGTTGGACTACGTGAAGGACTATTTTGGAGCCAAGGTGGCGTTATATTTCGCCTGGCTGGGTTTCTATACGCACATGCTGATGCCGGTGAGCGTGCTGGgcatcttcttctttttgtacGGCTTTGTTACGTGGTCCAGTGATCCGATCAGTCAGGATATTTGCAATGACAACGATACGATCATGTGTCCACAGTGCGATAAAGGGTGCAACTTTTGGCGCCTCAACGAGACGTGCACTTCATCGAAATTCAACTATTTGATAGACAACAAAATGACCGTGGTGTTTGCCTTTGTGATGGCCATTTGGTCGGTGATCTATCTGGAGCTGTGGAAACGCTATTCGGCCGGTCTGGTGCACCGTTGGGGTCTGACGGGCTTCAATCATCACGTCGAGCATCCGCGTCCCCAGTATTTGGCTAAGGTGTCACAATCGAAGCGTCTCAGCAAGAAGCTGGGGGAGGCAAAAACCTTGGATCCAGATGTGCCCTTCTGGAGCATCAAGTTCTGGCCTAACTTTACCAGCTACAGCATTATGGTCTTATTT ATCTGCATATCAGTGATCGCCATTTCGGCGATCATCATCTATCGCATGGCACAGCGGGCCTCACATAGCATTTTGGCCAATGAGAACACAATGACATACAAGATAATGGTGCTACCAATTACAGCCGGTTTCCTCGATCTGATCGTCATCTCTATACTGGATCTGGTCTATAGCAGCTTAGCGGTGCGGCTCACAAATTACGAGTATTGTCGCACACAGACCGAATACGATGAGAGTTTGACCATCAAGAACTATGTGTTCCAGTTTGTCAACTATTATTCATCGCTCTTCTACATTGCATTCTTCAAAGGCAAATTCGTTGGCTATCCCTCCAAATACAATCGCATCTTCAGCTTTCGCCAGGAGGAGTGCAATCCGGGCGGCTGCTTGATGGAGCTCTGTGTGCAGCTGGTCATCATAATGGTTGGCAAACAGGCGGTGAATGCCATCGTCGAGATGCTGATACCCTATTTAATGCGCACTGCCAAGGAGCTAAATCAGAATTACGGCTGGTTTAAGCGGCACAGCGAACAGAAATTGGTCCCATCCACCAATCAATTCACCGAGGACTTTAATCTGCTGCCCGCCGAGAATAACTCGCTCTACGCTGAATATCTTGAAATGG TGATCCAATACGGGTTCATAACGTTGTTTAGCTTGGCATTCCCGTTGGCGCCGCTGCTGGCGTTGATCAACAATGTGATCGAGCTGCGCCTCGATGCCATCAAGATGCTGCGATTCGTGCGACGTCCCGTGGGAATGCGTGCTCGTGATATTGGCGTCTGGCACAGCATAATGACTGTTCTCACGCACATTGCAGTCGCCTCTAGC GCTATGATAATTGCATTTAGCACAAACTTTATACCAAAACTAGTCTATAAAGCGACTCACGATGATCCCGAGCTGAACGGCTATCTCAACTTTACAATGGCTGCTTTTTACACTAAAGACTTCGAGACGGACACGCTGCTGAATGTCAGCGCGACTGCCAACGTAACGGAGTGCTACTACACCGAGTTTCGCAACAATGCTTGGGAACCGAATCCCTACAAGAGACCCGTGGTCTACTGGAAGATATTGACGGCTCGTCTCGCCTTCATTGTCATCTATCAG AATATTATTACCATGCTGCAGGGCATTTTGCGCTGGGCTGTGCCCGATGTCTCCGGTCGTCTGCTGAAGCGAATCAAGCGCGAGAATTTCCTGTTGCGCGAGCACATCATCGAGTTTGAGAAGAGACAGGCCCAGGAATTGACGCAGACCAAACTGCAgagtcagcaacagcagcagcagcagcagcagcagcaaacagttGGCTCTGAGCCAGAGGATTTGTTGCGTCAGCGACtgaatggcaacaacaataacaacagcaacaataagaacgCTGCTGGCGACAGTTCGACCACCTACGTCTGA
- the LOC133849328 gene encoding anoctamin-6 isoform X1 has product MYSAVRTHDYDYPESEMDERESLYFDTISLAESEAAAAAAHRKSLSQSRNTIYHSAVDLAGDESRNSLRLASGSAAEHMRLAWQPGYRQSTALEHLNGGADHTDAAIAAQVLALQNGRTHLPTGIGVGGGGGGGGMSGGGGHYGHGATAGGGDDEVSRRLLRQSSTVSNKDKKLPITYSQWKLRTYRRFNDGKRSVDFVLAYNGEDLDEEAANKRKIFEANLMREGIELEYYKEQWVHFIKLHAPPDVLHRYAEVLKIKMPLKPIPGQEQIIAETTLELKSWFTRMCRSLFSSVQLNTDVFPDREQRIHMEFAQKYLELYDKEHPNYFDPSTRYSIINFVMQRQHFEQGEEKADNLGIEKLVEDGVYLCAYTLHDKDRRGELLKEWASIRKWKNLQPLDYVKDYFGAKVALYFAWLGFYTHMLMPVSVLGIFFFLYGFVTWSSDPISQDICNDNDTIMCPQCDKGCNFWRLNETCTSSKFNYLIDNKMTVVFAFVMAIWSVIYLELWKRYSAGLVHRWGLTGFNHHVEHPRPQYLAKVSQSKRLSKKLGEAKTLDPDVPFWSIKFWPNFTSYSIMVLFICISVIAISAIIIYRMAQRASHSILANENTMTYKIMVLPITAGFLDLIVISILDLVYSSLAVRLTNYEYCRTQTEYDESLTIKNYVFQFVNYYSSLFYIAFFKGKFVGYPSKYNRIFSFRQEECNPGGCLMELCVQLVIIMVGKQAVNAIVEMLIPYLMRTAKELNQNYGWFKRHSEQKLVPSTNQFTEDFNLLPAENNSLYAEYLEMVIQYGFITLFSLAFPLAPLLALINNVIELRLDAIKMLRFVRRPVGMRARDIGVWHSIMTVLTHIAVASSAMIIAFSTNFIPKLVYKATHDDPELNGYLNFTMAAFYTKDFETDTLLNVSATANVTECYYTEFRNNAWEPNPYKRPVVYWKILTARLAFIVIYQNIITMLQGILRWAVPDVSGRLLKRIKRENFLLREHIIEFEKRQAQELTQTKLQSQQQQQQQQQQQTVGSEPEDLLRQRLNGNNNNNSNNKNAAGDSSTTYV; this is encoded by the exons ATGTATTCAGCgg TGCGCACCCACGACTACGATTATCCCGAATCGGAAATGGATGAGCGCGAGAGCCTCTACTTTGATACGATCTCGCTGGCCGAATCGgaggcagcggcggcggcggcacaTCGCAAATCGCTGTCACAGTCGCGCAACACCATTTACCATTCGGCGGTGGATCTCGCCGGGGATGAGTCACGCAACAGCCTCCGATTGGCGAGCGGGTCCGCTGCTGAGCACATGCGCCTAGCCTGGCAGCCGGGCTATCGCCAGTCGACGGCCTTGGAGCACTTGAATGGCGGTGCCGATCATACGGATGCTGCGATCGCCGCTCAGGTGCTCGCCCTCCAAAATGGACGCACACATCTGCCCACTGGCATTGGGGttggaggcggtggcggtggcggtggcatgagcggtggcggtggtcACTATGGTCATGGCGCGACTGCTGGCGGTGGCGATGATGAGGTCTCTAGACGTCTATTAAGACAAAGTAGCACAGTTTCGAATAAAGATAAGAAATTGCCAATTACATACTCCCAGTGGAAATTGAGG ACGTATCGACGCTTTAACGATGGCAAACGAAGCGTGGACTTTGTGCTCGCCTACAATGGCGAGGACCTCGACGAGGAGGCTGCGAATAAGCGCAAAATCTTCGAGGCCAATCTGATGCGCGAGGGCATCGAATTGGAATACTACAAGGAACAGTGGGTGCACTTCATCAAGCTGCATGCGCCGCCCGATGTGCTCCATCGCTACGCCGAGGTCCTCAAGATCAAGATGCCATTGAAGCCCATACCGGGACAGGAGCAAATCATTGCGGAGACCACGCTGGAGTTGAAGTCGTGGTTCACACGAATGTGCCGCAGCCTCTTCAGTTCGGTGCAATTGAATACGGATGTGTTTCCCGACCGCGAACAACGCATTCACATGGAGTTTGCGCAAAAGTATCTCGAGCTATATGATAAGGAGCATCCCAACTATTTTGATCCCAGCACACGGTATTCCATCATCAATTTTGTGATGCAGCGACAGCACTTCGAGCAGGGCGAGGAGAAGGCTGACAATCTCGGCATCGAGAAGCTTGTCGAGGACGGTGTCTATTTATGCGCCTACACGTTGCACGAC AAAGATCGCCGAGGTGAGCTGCTAAAGGAATGGGCGAGCATTCGCAAATGGAAGAA TCTGCAGCCGTTGGACTACGTGAAGGACTATTTTGGAGCCAAGGTGGCGTTATATTTCGCCTGGCTGGGTTTCTATACGCACATGCTGATGCCGGTGAGCGTGCTGGgcatcttcttctttttgtacGGCTTTGTTACGTGGTCCAGTGATCCGATCAGTCAGGATATTTGCAATGACAACGATACGATCATGTGTCCACAGTGCGATAAAGGGTGCAACTTTTGGCGCCTCAACGAGACGTGCACTTCATCGAAATTCAACTATTTGATAGACAACAAAATGACCGTGGTGTTTGCCTTTGTGATGGCCATTTGGTCGGTGATCTATCTGGAGCTGTGGAAACGCTATTCGGCCGGTCTGGTGCACCGTTGGGGTCTGACGGGCTTCAATCATCACGTCGAGCATCCGCGTCCCCAGTATTTGGCTAAGGTGTCACAATCGAAGCGTCTCAGCAAGAAGCTGGGGGAGGCAAAAACCTTGGATCCAGATGTGCCCTTCTGGAGCATCAAGTTCTGGCCTAACTTTACCAGCTACAGCATTATGGTCTTATTT ATCTGCATATCAGTGATCGCCATTTCGGCGATCATCATCTATCGCATGGCACAGCGGGCCTCACATAGCATTTTGGCCAATGAGAACACAATGACATACAAGATAATGGTGCTACCAATTACAGCCGGTTTCCTCGATCTGATCGTCATCTCTATACTGGATCTGGTCTATAGCAGCTTAGCGGTGCGGCTCACAAATTACGAGTATTGTCGCACACAGACCGAATACGATGAGAGTTTGACCATCAAGAACTATGTGTTCCAGTTTGTCAACTATTATTCATCGCTCTTCTACATTGCATTCTTCAAAGGCAAATTCGTTGGCTATCCCTCCAAATACAATCGCATCTTCAGCTTTCGCCAGGAGGAGTGCAATCCGGGCGGCTGCTTGATGGAGCTCTGTGTGCAGCTGGTCATCATAATGGTTGGCAAACAGGCGGTGAATGCCATCGTCGAGATGCTGATACCCTATTTAATGCGCACTGCCAAGGAGCTAAATCAGAATTACGGCTGGTTTAAGCGGCACAGCGAACAGAAATTGGTCCCATCCACCAATCAATTCACCGAGGACTTTAATCTGCTGCCCGCCGAGAATAACTCGCTCTACGCTGAATATCTTGAAATGG TGATCCAATACGGGTTCATAACGTTGTTTAGCTTGGCATTCCCGTTGGCGCCGCTGCTGGCGTTGATCAACAATGTGATCGAGCTGCGCCTCGATGCCATCAAGATGCTGCGATTCGTGCGACGTCCCGTGGGAATGCGTGCTCGTGATATTGGCGTCTGGCACAGCATAATGACTGTTCTCACGCACATTGCAGTCGCCTCTAGC GCTATGATAATTGCATTTAGCACAAACTTTATACCAAAACTAGTCTATAAAGCGACTCACGATGATCCCGAGCTGAACGGCTATCTCAACTTTACAATGGCTGCTTTTTACACTAAAGACTTCGAGACGGACACGCTGCTGAATGTCAGCGCGACTGCCAACGTAACGGAGTGCTACTACACCGAGTTTCGCAACAATGCTTGGGAACCGAATCCCTACAAGAGACCCGTGGTCTACTGGAAGATATTGACGGCTCGTCTCGCCTTCATTGTCATCTATCAG AATATTATTACCATGCTGCAGGGCATTTTGCGCTGGGCTGTGCCCGATGTCTCCGGTCGTCTGCTGAAGCGAATCAAGCGCGAGAATTTCCTGTTGCGCGAGCACATCATCGAGTTTGAGAAGAGACAGGCCCAGGAATTGACGCAGACCAAACTGCAgagtcagcaacagcagcagcagcagcagcagcagcaaacagttGGCTCTGAGCCAGAGGATTTGTTGCGTCAGCGACtgaatggcaacaacaataacaacagcaacaataagaacgCTGCTGGCGACAGTTCGACCACCTACGTCTGA